A part of Aquibium oceanicum genomic DNA contains:
- a CDS encoding NUDIX hydrolase, with product MLLNQRTWHSSVDRVRRFLGGVPARVQVAALPWREADRGIEVMLITSRDTGRWVLPKGWPEGDEALHEAAMREAAEEAGLRGSISDKESGRYFYGKGLKSGLEQRCEVYVFPMKVDRVEQKWPEKGQRIRKWFAPQIAASRVREPELAELLSVFAPSA from the coding sequence ATGCTCCTGAACCAACGCACGTGGCACTCATCCGTCGACCGGGTCCGCCGGTTCCTCGGCGGTGTGCCCGCGCGCGTCCAGGTGGCGGCCCTTCCCTGGCGGGAAGCCGATCGCGGCATAGAAGTCATGCTGATCACCAGCCGCGACACGGGCCGCTGGGTCCTGCCGAAGGGCTGGCCGGAAGGCGACGAAGCGTTGCACGAGGCGGCGATGCGCGAGGCGGCCGAGGAGGCCGGCCTGCGCGGCTCGATCTCCGACAAGGAAAGCGGACGCTACTTCTACGGCAAGGGTCTCAAGTCCGGGCTGGAGCAGCGCTGCGAGGTTTACGTTTTTCCGATGAAGGTGGATCGGGTCGAGCAGAAATGGCCGGAGAAGGGCCAGCGTATCCGCAAGTGGTTCGCGCCCCAGATCGCGGCGAGCCGCGTGCGCGAACCAGAACTCGCCGAACTTCTTTCGGTTTTTGCGCCCTCCGCCTGA
- the gpt gene encoding xanthine phosphoribosyltransferase — protein MSLPEKAFPVSWDQFHRDARALAWRLAGSKGRWKAIVCITRGGLVPAAIISRELGIRVIETVSIASYHDYTEQGELKVLKEISPALLENEGEEVLIVDDLTDTGKTAGLVRAMMPKAHFATVYAKPKGCPLVDTFVTEVSQDTWIYFPWDMGFTYQQPISEGHRG, from the coding sequence ATGTCGCTTCCCGAAAAGGCCTTCCCCGTTTCCTGGGACCAGTTTCACCGTGACGCGCGCGCGCTCGCCTGGCGGCTGGCGGGCAGCAAGGGCAGATGGAAGGCAATCGTGTGCATCACGCGCGGTGGCCTGGTGCCGGCCGCGATCATCTCGCGCGAGCTCGGCATACGGGTGATCGAGACGGTCTCGATCGCGTCCTACCACGACTACACAGAACAGGGCGAACTCAAGGTCCTGAAGGAAATCTCGCCCGCGCTCCTGGAGAACGAAGGCGAGGAAGTCCTCATCGTCGACGACCTGACAGACACCGGCAAGACGGCGGGTCTCGTGCGCGCGATGATGCCGAAGGCGCATTTCGCCACCGTTTACGCCAAGCCGAAGGGCTGCCCGCTGGTCGACACCTTCGTCACCGAGGTCTCCCAGGATACCTGGATATACTTCCCCTGGGACATGGGCTTCACCTACCAGCAGCCTATCTCGGAAGGCCATCGCGGCTGA
- a CDS encoding MFS transporter, which produces MAGIAALALAYFLSQFYRSFLAVLTPALEADLGATKAQLSFASGAWFIAFALMQFAVGVSLDRFGPRRTAAVLLAAGGGGGALLFAAAKTPAMITFAMTLIGAGCAPVLMASLFIFAKTFRPARFAVLTSWFVALGSLGNVSGAAPFAAAVESFGWRGVMAGLGVATLLSALALVALVRDPERETVTDGRNSGFAGFGELLRMKVLWLIIPLTALNYAPAAGIRGLWAGPYLFDVYGADALAIGQTTLYMALAMVAGSFLYGPLDTVFGTRKWVVVIGNAVSVATVSYLALNPVGSLFAVTVLFVVIGVSGSSYGMLMAHARGFLPPHLIGRGVTLMNFFSIGGVGVMQFATGGVVTAATDAADSAAGYQALFVFYAATLAAALAIYLFSRDAKP; this is translated from the coding sequence ATGGCCGGCATAGCGGCGCTCGCCCTCGCCTATTTCCTGTCGCAGTTCTACCGCTCGTTCCTGGCGGTGCTGACGCCTGCGCTGGAGGCCGATCTCGGCGCGACGAAGGCGCAGCTCTCCTTCGCGTCCGGCGCCTGGTTCATCGCCTTTGCCCTCATGCAGTTCGCCGTCGGGGTCTCGCTTGACCGTTTCGGCCCGCGCCGGACGGCGGCGGTCCTGCTGGCTGCGGGCGGCGGAGGCGGTGCCCTCCTCTTCGCAGCCGCGAAGACGCCCGCCATGATCACCTTCGCCATGACCCTGATCGGCGCCGGCTGCGCGCCGGTGCTGATGGCCTCGCTCTTCATCTTCGCCAAGACCTTCCGCCCGGCGCGCTTCGCCGTGTTGACGAGCTGGTTCGTGGCGCTCGGCTCGCTCGGAAACGTCTCTGGCGCGGCACCCTTCGCGGCTGCGGTGGAAAGCTTCGGCTGGCGCGGCGTGATGGCCGGGCTCGGCGTCGCGACGCTCCTGTCCGCGCTGGCCCTCGTCGCCCTCGTGCGCGATCCGGAACGCGAGACTGTAACGGATGGCCGGAACTCTGGCTTCGCCGGTTTCGGCGAACTGCTGCGGATGAAGGTGCTGTGGCTCATCATCCCGCTCACCGCGCTCAACTACGCGCCGGCCGCCGGCATTCGCGGCCTGTGGGCCGGCCCCTACCTCTTTGACGTCTACGGTGCCGATGCCCTCGCGATCGGCCAGACGACGCTCTACATGGCACTCGCCATGGTCGCCGGCAGTTTCCTTTACGGGCCGCTCGACACCGTGTTCGGCACGCGCAAATGGGTGGTCGTCATCGGCAATGCCGTCAGCGTCGCCACGGTCTCCTACCTGGCGTTAAACCCGGTCGGCAGCCTGTTCGCCGTCACCGTCCTGTTCGTGGTGATCGGCGTCAGCGGATCGAGCTATGGAATGCTGATGGCGCACGCGCGCGGGTTCCTGCCGCCGCATCTCATCGGGCGCGGGGTAACGCTGATGAACTTCTTCTCCATCGGCGGGGTCGGCGTCATGCAGTTCGCGACCGGCGGCGTCGTGACCGCCGCGACGGATGCGGCAGATTCGGCCGCTGGCTACCAGGCGCTCTTCGTCTTTTACGCCGCAACGCTCGCCGCCGCACTCGCGATCTATCTGTTTTCCCGCGACGCCAAGCCCTGA
- a CDS encoding DEAD/DEAH box helicase, with protein MPGRLRPAARQCGPKIRRKKTILNIHVNAEQENGFARLGITGSLLKATERAGYTSPKPIQEQAIPPYLAGRDVLGIAQTGSGKTAAFALPILTKIMALGAHRKPKSPHALILAPTRELAVQIDETFRALAKGAHIVTAQVLGGVSRFSQVKRLRDGVDVLIATPGRLIDLVREGDVKLDQTRWLVLDEADRMLDMGFINDVKRIARATHPERQTTLFSATMPEEIEKLAMGLMKDPVRVSVAPQGTTAAEISQSLIKARTKQKRDVIAKLLANEDYKSVIVFTRTKHGADKVTRQLQQDGFSADVIHGNKSQNARQRALNGFRDGEVRILVATDIAARGIDVPGISLIVNYELPDEPESYVHRIGRTGRNGMDGAAITLADPSEAVKLRAVERVIRAKIPLVADHTGEPDPAPRPRVPGEPAERQERPNGNNGRPKSNRQGRPSGGKQRFGAKPASAHHDAGRAEERKPFRRRRRPGGAKSPARAA; from the coding sequence ATGCCCGGCAGGTTGCGCCCCGCCGCGCGCCAGTGCGGACCCAAGATCCGCCGAAAGAAGACGATTTTGAACATTCACGTAAACGCGGAGCAGGAAAACGGCTTCGCTCGCCTCGGCATCACCGGGTCCCTCCTGAAGGCAACGGAACGCGCCGGGTACACCTCGCCCAAGCCTATCCAGGAACAGGCGATCCCTCCCTACCTCGCCGGACGTGACGTCCTGGGCATCGCCCAGACCGGTTCCGGCAAGACGGCGGCGTTCGCGCTGCCGATCCTCACCAAGATCATGGCGCTCGGTGCGCATCGCAAGCCGAAGAGCCCGCATGCGCTGATCCTGGCACCGACGCGCGAACTCGCGGTCCAGATCGACGAGACCTTCCGCGCGCTTGCCAAAGGTGCGCACATTGTAACGGCACAGGTGCTCGGCGGCGTTTCGCGCTTCAGCCAGGTCAAGCGCCTGCGCGATGGCGTCGACGTGCTCATCGCGACGCCCGGCCGGCTCATCGACCTGGTGCGCGAAGGTGACGTCAAGCTCGACCAGACTCGCTGGCTTGTGCTCGACGAGGCCGACCGCATGCTCGACATGGGCTTCATCAACGACGTCAAGCGCATCGCCCGCGCCACGCATCCCGAGCGCCAGACGACGCTGTTCTCGGCCACCATGCCCGAGGAGATCGAGAAGCTGGCGATGGGCCTGATGAAGGACCCGGTGCGGGTTTCCGTCGCGCCGCAGGGCACGACGGCCGCAGAGATCTCGCAGAGCCTGATCAAGGCCCGTACCAAGCAGAAGCGCGATGTTATTGCCAAGCTGCTCGCCAACGAGGACTACAAGTCGGTCATTGTGTTCACCCGGACCAAGCACGGAGCGGACAAGGTGACGCGCCAGCTCCAGCAGGACGGGTTCTCGGCCGACGTCATCCACGGCAACAAGTCGCAGAACGCCCGCCAGCGCGCCCTGAACGGCTTCCGCGACGGCGAGGTGCGCATCCTGGTGGCGACAGACATCGCCGCCCGCGGCATCGACGTCCCCGGCATCAGCCTGATCGTCAACTACGAGTTGCCGGACGAGCCGGAGAGCTACGTCCACCGCATCGGCCGCACGGGCCGTAACGGCATGGATGGCGCGGCGATCACGCTCGCCGATCCTTCGGAGGCGGTGAAGCTTCGCGCCGTCGAGCGCGTCATCCGCGCCAAGATCCCGCTCGTGGCCGACCATACCGGCGAGCCCGATCCGGCGCCGCGGCCGCGCGTCCCGGGCGAACCGGCGGAGCGTCAGGAACGCCCGAACGGCAACAACGGCCGGCCGAAATCCAACCGGCAGGGACGTCCGTCCGGCGGCAAGCAGCGCTTCGGCGCCAAGCCGGCCTCCGCGCATCACGATGCGGGCCGCGCCGAGGAGCGCAAGCCGTTCCGGCGGCGCCGGCGTCCGGGCGGTGCTAAGTCGCCCGCCCGCGCCGCGTAG
- a CDS encoding helix-turn-helix domain-containing protein: MRDRAAARRVTRSLGKSIDLERMEFGDLGAFDYRWAGERYYLALHQIQLQDGETEVESLRKSTITDLRNRITYAPADCSVTGWTSLKGAKNGYLALTFDASSLDEGDGFAPKAEDLARPLLYFRSQKLAATLSKIAGAASDEGPGSALYLDLLAMTAILELGRLEVRVPSWNEAAQGALSGIRARRVVEFIEENFDRAVTLSDLAAVAELSKFHFVRAFKQHFGTTPHSFVTMRRLEKARSLLENSSLSIADIGLRSGYKTPEGFASSFRQAYRMSPSAFRKSVRGG; this comes from the coding sequence ATGAGGGACCGGGCCGCGGCACGCCGCGTCACCCGCAGCCTGGGCAAGTCCATCGATCTCGAGCGGATGGAGTTCGGTGATCTCGGAGCGTTCGACTATCGCTGGGCGGGCGAACGGTACTACCTCGCGCTTCACCAGATCCAGCTGCAGGATGGCGAGACGGAGGTCGAGAGCCTCCGCAAGTCCACGATCACCGATCTGCGCAACCGCATCACCTATGCGCCGGCCGACTGCTCGGTCACGGGCTGGACGTCGCTGAAGGGTGCGAAGAACGGCTATCTCGCGCTTACCTTCGATGCTTCCAGCCTGGACGAGGGCGATGGGTTCGCGCCGAAAGCCGAGGATCTGGCTCGCCCGCTGCTCTACTTCCGAAGCCAGAAGCTCGCGGCGACGCTTTCCAAGATCGCCGGCGCGGCGTCCGACGAAGGTCCGGGTTCGGCCCTCTACCTCGATCTGCTCGCCATGACGGCCATCCTCGAACTCGGCCGCCTGGAAGTGCGCGTGCCGTCGTGGAACGAAGCCGCGCAGGGCGCGCTTTCGGGTATCCGGGCGCGCCGCGTGGTGGAATTCATCGAGGAGAATTTCGATCGCGCCGTCACGCTGTCGGACCTTGCCGCGGTCGCCGAACTGAGCAAGTTCCACTTCGTTCGGGCCTTCAAGCAGCATTTCGGAACGACGCCGCACAGCTTCGTGACGATGCGCCGGCTGGAGAAGGCGCGATCCCTCCTGGAAAACTCGTCGCTGAGCATCGCCGACATCGGCCTCAGATCCGGGTACAAGACCCCGGAGGGTTTCGCCTCCTCGTTCAGGCAGGCCTACCGGATGTCGCCGTCCGCCTTCAGGAAGTCGGTCCGCGGCGGCTGA
- a CDS encoding sensor histidine kinase, with protein MTLVTTLPLVIYALVVVDQLRSSEYASLQRRTSREAASVAQLVGQQLRDMTTTLKVLGTAPELEAADFAEFHARGTEALSESNWFLIVADAAGRQLLNTRVPFGTPLATVSDVATLRAVLETSTARVSDVFFGKTSGTWVYNVMLRVPGPQSRPLALILTQNVTVLESSLGKRPLPDEWHFALLDGRNAVVVSSNGLESGAPFSEPLLAQVAAEDLGPERARDTEVLLGYAKVPGTDWQAIIWGPRSSAAGQISDSMRNLILGGTAFFLMSLLCGLFLGRRLQQSIAGIAQRAERMGRGEIVSPLDSGFREIDGVSVALSEASFDRSQAEDRVQTVLGELSHRTKNVILIVQALMTQTLRQTDDLASFRTAMTGRLTALARSLDLLTSRNWGDASLIELIRAQLDVFGIDADRVELDGENFEIRSGAVKDFGMMLHEMATNATKYGALSVPEGRLRIRWSGEAAADLLHFVWEERGGPSVSEPDALGFGSRLMQATAGSLNGTARCSYDPDGVRWILELPLARIRGGQSAGPSGAA; from the coding sequence GTGACCCTCGTAACGACCCTGCCACTTGTCATCTACGCGCTGGTCGTCGTGGATCAGCTCAGGTCGAGCGAATATGCCTCTCTGCAGCGACGTACGTCGCGCGAGGCCGCATCCGTGGCGCAGCTCGTCGGCCAGCAGCTTCGCGACATGACCACGACGCTGAAGGTCCTGGGCACAGCGCCGGAACTGGAGGCGGCCGATTTCGCGGAGTTTCACGCCCGCGGAACGGAGGCGCTGTCCGAAAGCAACTGGTTCCTGATCGTGGCGGATGCTGCGGGACGGCAACTTCTCAACACGCGCGTGCCTTTCGGAACCCCGCTCGCGACTGTTTCCGACGTCGCGACGCTGCGTGCCGTCCTGGAGACTTCCACGGCGAGAGTCTCCGACGTCTTTTTCGGAAAGACGAGCGGCACCTGGGTCTACAACGTGATGCTCCGTGTTCCGGGTCCACAAAGCCGCCCGCTGGCGCTGATCCTGACACAGAACGTGACGGTGCTCGAAAGCTCGCTCGGCAAGCGGCCGCTGCCGGACGAATGGCATTTCGCGCTTCTGGACGGGAGGAACGCCGTCGTGGTCTCCTCGAACGGCCTGGAGTCCGGTGCGCCCTTCTCGGAGCCGCTGCTCGCCCAGGTCGCGGCCGAAGACCTCGGTCCCGAGCGCGCGAGGGATACGGAGGTCCTGCTGGGTTACGCCAAAGTGCCGGGCACAGACTGGCAGGCCATCATCTGGGGGCCGAGATCGTCGGCCGCCGGACAGATTTCCGACAGCATGCGCAACCTGATCCTCGGCGGGACGGCGTTCTTCCTCATGTCGCTGCTGTGCGGTCTCTTCCTCGGCAGGCGGCTCCAGCAGTCCATCGCCGGGATCGCCCAGCGGGCCGAAAGGATGGGCCGGGGAGAGATCGTCTCTCCGCTCGACAGCGGATTCCGGGAGATCGACGGGGTCTCGGTGGCCCTGTCGGAGGCCTCCTTCGACAGGAGCCAGGCGGAGGATCGGGTCCAGACCGTTCTGGGCGAACTCTCGCATCGCACGAAGAACGTCATCCTGATCGTCCAGGCGCTGATGACGCAGACGTTGCGCCAGACCGACGATCTCGCCAGCTTCAGGACGGCGATGACGGGACGGCTGACTGCGCTGGCCCGATCGCTCGATCTGCTGACATCGCGGAACTGGGGCGACGCATCGCTGATCGAACTCATCCGGGCGCAGCTCGACGTCTTCGGCATCGATGCGGATCGCGTCGAACTCGACGGCGAGAACTTCGAGATTAGATCGGGCGCGGTGAAGGATTTCGGGATGATGCTGCACGAGATGGCGACCAACGCCACGAAATACGGGGCGCTCTCGGTACCGGAAGGCCGCTTGCGAATTCGATGGTCGGGGGAGGCTGCCGCCGACCTGTTGCACTTCGTGTGGGAGGAGAGGGGAGGCCCTTCGGTCAGCGAGCCCGATGCCCTCGGCTTCGGAAGCCGCCTGATGCAGGCGACGGCTGGAAGCCTGAACGGAACGGCGCGCTGCTCGTACGATCCCGATGGCGTGCGCTGGATCCTCGAACTGCCGCTGGCGAGGATTCGCGGCGGCCAAAGCGCCGGGCCTTCCGGAGCCGCCTGA
- the ilvA gene encoding threonine ammonia-lyase IlvA has protein sequence MSDTGRQDGFCARVDEAATALRDLFPETPLQLNDHLSKKYGARIFLKREDLSPVRSYKIRGAYTFFRKALSQREPAAGFVCASAGNHAQGFAFACRHLGKKGVIFMPVTTPQQKIDKTVVFGGKFVEIRLTGDFFDACLGAAIEHAKATGALMVPPFDHGDIIEGQATVAHEIAAQMPEGEVPDMMILPVGGGGLSAGVTRYLAELGWKTRFVFAEPAGAPSLKRSLEEGKRLKLARVDNFVDGAAVAEIGSEPFRHLKRFGPDDVLLVPENRLCATMIEMLNVEGVVLEPAGALAIDALKEFPRKELKGKTIVLVVSGGNFDFERLPDVKERALRFEGLKKYFVFRFPQRPGALRDFLDLLGPDDDIVRFEYLKKSARNFGSVLIGLETKDAKNFVRLDRQFRDAGWSYQDITENEVLAGLII, from the coding sequence ATGTCCGACACAGGCAGACAGGACGGGTTTTGCGCCCGCGTGGACGAAGCCGCGACCGCGTTGCGCGACCTCTTTCCCGAAACCCCGCTGCAACTCAACGACCATCTTTCAAAGAAGTACGGCGCGAGAATCTTCCTGAAGCGCGAGGACCTGTCGCCCGTCCGCTCCTACAAGATCCGCGGCGCCTACACCTTCTTCCGCAAGGCGTTGTCGCAGCGCGAGCCCGCCGCCGGCTTCGTCTGCGCCTCCGCCGGCAACCATGCGCAGGGTTTCGCATTCGCTTGCCGGCATCTCGGCAAGAAAGGCGTGATCTTCATGCCGGTCACCACGCCGCAGCAGAAGATCGACAAGACCGTCGTCTTCGGCGGAAAATTCGTGGAGATCCGCCTGACCGGCGACTTCTTCGACGCCTGCCTTGGCGCCGCGATCGAGCATGCAAAGGCGACGGGTGCCCTGATGGTGCCGCCGTTCGACCACGGCGATATCATCGAAGGTCAGGCCACCGTGGCGCACGAAATCGCCGCGCAGATGCCTGAGGGTGAGGTGCCGGACATGATGATCCTGCCGGTGGGCGGCGGCGGTCTTTCGGCAGGCGTCACGCGCTATCTGGCGGAGCTCGGCTGGAAGACACGCTTCGTCTTCGCCGAACCGGCCGGCGCGCCCAGCCTCAAGCGCAGCCTGGAGGAAGGAAAGCGGCTGAAGCTCGCCAGGGTGGACAATTTCGTCGACGGCGCGGCGGTCGCCGAAATCGGCAGCGAGCCGTTCCGCCATCTGAAGCGGTTCGGGCCAGACGACGTGCTCCTGGTGCCGGAGAACAGGCTCTGCGCCACCATGATCGAGATGCTGAACGTGGAGGGCGTCGTCCTCGAACCCGCCGGAGCGCTTGCCATCGACGCGCTGAAGGAGTTCCCGCGCAAGGAACTCAAGGGGAAGACGATCGTGCTCGTCGTGTCCGGCGGCAATTTCGACTTCGAGCGCCTGCCGGACGTGAAGGAGCGCGCTCTACGCTTCGAGGGGCTGAAGAAGTACTTCGTGTTCCGCTTTCCGCAGCGGCCGGGTGCCCTGCGCGACTTCCTCGACCTGCTCGGTCCCGACGACGACATCGTCCGGTTCGAGTACCTGAAGAAGTCCGCCCGCAATTTCGGCTCCGTGCTGATCGGGCTCGAGACGAAGGACGCGAAGAACTTCGTCCGCCTCGATCGGCAGTTCCGCGATGCGGGCTGGTCCTATCAGGACATCACGGAAAACGAAGTGCTGGCCGGCCTGATCATCTGA